From Gammaproteobacteria bacterium, one genomic window encodes:
- a CDS encoding Lactamase_B domain-containing protein has protein sequence MADANLVLLGTGSAESLHYWNSNALVRTPECNILIDCGFTIKYALADIGMTLQEVDAVFITHTHGDHIHGLERLGFEARYIYQRRPTLYLEADLYSIIWEQCLTGSMGQTSCGSNRLEDFFEVQIIKNHTFTVGGCHFRSFSTPHTIGKPSYGLVLNEQLLFTSDTNLIPNLETFFPSGPIIHDCCLQAQNPVHTTLHELIEGYPKTLRQRMTLIHYGDGVDFYRALMDREFFGVATQGQVIEL, from the coding sequence ATGGCGGATGCTAATCTAGTATTGCTTGGAACGGGTAGTGCCGAGTCGTTGCACTATTGGAATAGCAATGCCCTAGTACGTACTCCGGAGTGTAATATTCTTATCGATTGCGGTTTTACCATCAAATATGCCCTAGCTGATATTGGAATGACTCTACAGGAAGTGGATGCAGTCTTCATTACCCATACCCATGGCGATCACATCCATGGCTTGGAGCGTCTGGGTTTTGAGGCGCGCTATATCTACCAACGTCGCCCCACTCTATATTTGGAGGCAGACCTCTATTCCATAATCTGGGAGCAATGCCTAACGGGTTCCATGGGGCAAACCAGTTGCGGGTCCAATCGACTGGAAGATTTCTTCGAGGTTCAGATTATCAAGAACCATACCTTCACGGTGGGAGGTTGTCACTTTCGCAGTTTTTCCACCCCCCACACCATCGGTAAACCGAGTTATGGGTTAGTGCTTAATGAGCAGCTATTATTTACCTCTGATACCAACCTGATACCTAATCTGGAGACATTTTTTCCGAGTGGACCGATCATCCATGATTGTTGTTTGCAGGCCCAAAATCCGGTCCACACTACTCTTCATGAATTGATCGAGGGCTATCCCAAGACGCTACGTCAACGGATGACGCTTATTCACTACGGGGATGGAGTTGATTTCTATCGTGCCCTAATGGATCGCGAATTTTTTGGTGTGGCTACTCAAGGTCAGGTCATCGAACTGTAA
- a CDS encoding EAL domain-containing protein → MQRIPTLYTLLQESALDSHFQPIVSLKRGTIVGVEALVRDPGNALRSPLPPIHLFAMAKQEGLTLELDRFCRKRAVERYRDLPYLSDPPLLFINFESSVLDQGVGGSGTLIKTVEDAGLQPKDIVIEINESRVQDIEALRRFVSTYRDYGFLIAIDDLGTGYSNLPRIAMLQPHILKLDRSLIQHLEQSYYQQEVFKSMVGLARRVGALVLAEGVETEAEVAISADLGADLMQGYYFGRPGPACALNRIDLEQKLIQAQARQRQNAAIRMDNQRKNNERLDLLLAEATGELRDVTLDAFGHALPKLMEKHTALECAFILDRQGKQISATIETPTAPPQQRSRLFQPAPCGADHSLKEYFYGLMYGGFSRYITEPYISLASGRLCRTLACHFKNANGGTYILCLDTVELFDSTQNTGAEETFLSY, encoded by the coding sequence ATGCAAAGAATACCCACCCTGTACACGCTATTGCAGGAATCAGCTCTCGACTCCCACTTTCAGCCCATAGTTTCATTGAAACGTGGCACTATCGTCGGTGTTGAGGCCCTGGTCCGTGATCCGGGAAATGCACTGCGCTCCCCATTACCGCCCATTCACTTATTTGCCATGGCCAAGCAAGAGGGTTTGACCCTGGAGCTAGACCGTTTCTGTCGTAAACGCGCCGTGGAGCGTTATCGCGATCTGCCTTACCTATCTGACCCACCGCTACTTTTTATCAATTTTGAATCCTCGGTACTCGATCAGGGGGTAGGGGGGTCGGGTACGTTGATTAAAACGGTAGAAGACGCAGGATTGCAGCCCAAGGACATCGTCATTGAGATCAATGAATCCAGGGTTCAAGACATTGAGGCACTACGCCGTTTTGTTAGTACCTATCGCGATTACGGTTTTCTCATCGCCATCGACGACTTGGGGACTGGTTATTCTAATCTACCCAGAATAGCCATGCTTCAGCCTCACATCCTTAAATTGGATCGTTCGCTAATTCAGCATCTGGAGCAAAGCTATTATCAACAGGAAGTCTTCAAATCTATGGTTGGTTTAGCCCGGCGCGTGGGTGCGTTGGTATTGGCTGAGGGAGTAGAGACCGAAGCGGAAGTGGCGATTTCGGCAGATCTGGGAGCGGATCTGATGCAGGGTTACTATTTTGGTCGGCCCGGCCCGGCCTGCGCATTGAATCGAATTGATCTCGAACAAAAATTGATTCAGGCCCAGGCTCGCCAACGCCAAAACGCCGCTATTCGGATGGACAATCAACGCAAGAACAATGAACGCCTCGACCTATTACTTGCTGAGGCTACCGGGGAATTACGAGATGTGACCCTGGATGCCTTTGGTCATGCCCTTCCTAAATTGATGGAGAAACATACGGCGTTGGAATGCGCCTTCATCCTTGATCGTCAGGGAAAACAGATCAGTGCCACTATCGAAACCCCTACGGCCCCTCCCCAGCAACGCTCACGCCTATTTCAACCCGCCCCCTGTGGGGCGGATCACTCGCTAAAAGAATATTTCTATGGATTGATGTACGGTGGTTTCTCCCGCTATATTACCGAACCTTATATTTCTTTGGCCTCTGGCAGACTCTGCCGCACCCTCGCCTGTCATTTCAAGAATGCCAATGGTGGAACCTATATCCTCTGTCTTGATACCGTCGAACTTTTCGATTCCACTCAGAATACAGGGGCGGAGGAGACCTTTCTCTCGTATTAA